The Rhodococcus sp. X156 genome window below encodes:
- a CDS encoding response regulator transcription factor: MTTPPRLTVLIADDDRYNRRGISEIFAATDDIVVVGEIEDGDQAVDAVTRLRPHVVLMDLKMRRTGGLDATRELMRLPAPPKVVAMTALDVDDLVVQAMAAGAHSFLSKDEPPEMFQLAVRVAAAGNMVFSPESLQRIIAAGGGGSQLPPTTDLAVLTDRERDVLAALAVGDSNSDIARRLYLGETTVKSHVSAVLAKLGVSNRVGAALVAFRAGLVS; encoded by the coding sequence ATGACCACTCCCCCGCGCCTCACGGTCCTCATCGCCGACGACGACCGCTACAACCGTCGCGGCATCAGCGAGATCTTCGCCGCCACCGACGACATCGTGGTGGTCGGCGAGATCGAGGACGGTGACCAGGCGGTCGACGCGGTCACCCGGTTGCGCCCGCACGTGGTGCTGATGGACCTGAAGATGCGCCGGACAGGTGGTCTGGACGCCACCCGGGAGCTGATGCGGCTGCCCGCCCCGCCCAAGGTGGTGGCGATGACCGCGCTGGACGTGGACGACCTGGTGGTGCAGGCGATGGCCGCCGGCGCGCACAGCTTCCTCAGCAAGGACGAGCCGCCGGAGATGTTCCAGCTCGCGGTGCGGGTCGCCGCGGCCGGCAACATGGTGTTCAGCCCGGAGTCGCTGCAGCGCATCATCGCCGCCGGTGGTGGGGGCTCGCAGCTGCCGCCCACCACTGACCTGGCCGTGCTGACCGATCGAGAGCGCGACGTGCTGGCGGCGCTGGCCGTCGGTGACTCCAACTCCGACATCGCCCGACGGCTCTACCTGGGCGAGACCACGGTGAAGAGCCACGTCTCGGCGGTGCTGGCCAAGCTGGGCGTGTCCAACCGGGTGGGTGCGGCCCTGGTCGCCTTCCGGGCGGGCCTGGTCAGCTGA
- the secD gene encoding protein translocase subunit SecD, with protein sequence MAPPAGQIRPVRYLAIFVAIVAALYCLVFFTGDRKPTPKLGIDLQGGTRVTLTARTPNGEAPSQESLNTAREIIENRVNGIGVSGSEVIIDGSNLVITVPGDDGAQAKALGQTAQLYFRGVQTEVAATPPATTAPTTPAPAPATTPPAPAVTSEAPAPTTAPPPTPQGRPVPAQDPSIPPEPTTVAPAPTTAAPAPTTAAPAPTPSAPAPEAPAVTTTPPAATPAPVPGSEAARVAGEIAAAKAQRQSTDAAVQQQALTTLDCSVADVLAGNDDPALPLVTCGADGLAKYVLTPAFLKGSDIKDATSSVASGGVGFEVQLTFTGEGGNIWAAYTAQNVGKQAAFVLDSEVVSAPRINSAITGGVTSITGKFSQPQAEELANTLKYGSLPLSFNQSEAQTVSASLGLASLKAGLLAGGIGLILVLIYCLLYYRLLGVLTALSLILSGVVIYAVLVLLGRYIGFTLDLAGIAGFIVAIGITADSFVVFFERLKDEVREGRSFRSAVPRGWVRARRTILSADAVSFLAAAVLYVLAVGQVKGFAFTLGMSTVLDLIVVFLVTHPLVAMASKNAFLSRPELTGLGSVQAQAKQRKQLAAAGARPKEA encoded by the coding sequence GTGGCACCACCGGCAGGGCAGATCCGCCCCGTTCGCTACCTGGCCATCTTCGTGGCGATCGTGGCGGCGCTCTACTGTCTGGTGTTCTTCACCGGCGACCGCAAGCCCACCCCGAAGCTCGGCATCGACTTGCAGGGCGGTACCCGGGTCACGTTGACCGCGCGAACCCCCAACGGCGAGGCGCCCAGCCAGGAGAGCCTCAACACCGCCCGGGAGATCATCGAGAACCGGGTGAACGGCATCGGGGTGTCCGGCTCCGAGGTGATCATCGACGGGTCGAACCTGGTGATCACCGTGCCGGGAGACGACGGCGCCCAGGCCAAGGCCCTCGGGCAGACCGCGCAGCTGTACTTCCGTGGCGTGCAGACCGAGGTGGCCGCGACCCCGCCGGCCACCACCGCGCCGACCACTCCGGCTCCGGCCCCGGCGACCACGCCCCCTGCGCCCGCGGTGACCTCCGAGGCGCCCGCACCCACCACCGCCCCGCCCCCGACGCCGCAGGGCCGTCCGGTGCCCGCGCAGGATCCGAGCATCCCGCCCGAGCCCACCACGGTCGCCCCTGCGCCGACCACCGCTGCCCCCGCACCCACCACGGCTGCCCCCGCACCCACCCCCTCTGCGCCCGCCCCGGAAGCGCCCGCCGTCACGACCACTCCGCCGGCCGCCACCCCCGCACCGGTGCCGGGCAGCGAGGCGGCCAGGGTCGCCGGCGAGATCGCCGCTGCCAAGGCGCAGCGCCAGAGCACCGACGCGGCGGTCCAGCAGCAGGCGCTGACCACGCTGGACTGCTCCGTGGCCGACGTCCTCGCCGGCAACGACGACCCGGCCCTGCCGCTGGTCACCTGCGGCGCCGACGGACTGGCCAAGTACGTCCTGACCCCGGCCTTCCTCAAGGGCAGCGACATCAAGGACGCCACGTCCTCGGTGGCCTCCGGCGGGGTCGGCTTCGAGGTCCAGCTGACCTTCACCGGTGAGGGCGGCAACATCTGGGCCGCCTACACCGCCCAGAACGTGGGCAAGCAGGCCGCGTTCGTGCTCGACAGCGAGGTGGTCAGCGCCCCGCGGATCAACTCCGCGATCACCGGCGGCGTCACCTCGATCACCGGCAAGTTCAGCCAGCCGCAGGCCGAGGAGCTAGCCAACACCCTGAAGTACGGCTCGCTCCCGCTGTCGTTCAACCAGTCGGAGGCGCAGACGGTCTCGGCCAGCCTGGGCCTGGCCTCGCTCAAGGCGGGCCTGCTGGCGGGTGGCATCGGCCTGATCCTGGTGCTCATCTACTGCCTGCTGTACTACCGGCTGCTCGGCGTGCTCACCGCGCTGTCGCTGATCCTGTCCGGCGTGGTCATCTACGCCGTGCTGGTCCTGCTCGGCCGCTACATCGGCTTCACCCTGGACCTCGCCGGCATCGCCGGGTTCATCGTGGCCATCGGCATCACCGCGGACTCGTTCGTGGTGTTCTTCGAACGGTTGAAGGACGAGGTGCGGGAGGGCCGCAGCTTCCGGTCGGCGGTGCCCCGCGGCTGGGTCCGTGCTCGGCGCACCATCCTCTCCGCTGACGCGGTGAGCTTCCTGGCCGCGGCGGTGCTGTACGTGCTCGCCGTCGGGCAGGTCAAGGGCTTCGCGTTCACCCTCGGCATGTCCACCGTGCTCGACCTGATCGTGGTCTTCCTGGTCACCCACCCGCTGGTGGCGATGGCGTCCAAGAACGCCTTCCTGTCCCGGCCCGAGCTCACCGGGCTGGGCTCGGTGCAGGCGCAGGCCAAGCAACGCAAGCAGCTCGCCGCCGCCGGCGCACGCCCGAAGGAGGCCTGA
- a CDS encoding DUF4352 domain-containing protein: MNTLTKKNLRNVLAVTALIGGVVATTASGETNQATKVDGGGGEAPAAAQEFRVGDVVELGDWRTTVHAVTDPYTSSNQFLQAKPGNRLLTVDTEVRNQSTKPATVSSIMCFELQDSQNKSFNLTITDESTAGLDGELAPGAAKRGTLAYEVPATSTGLRLQFKCDLLSSGSATITLS; encoded by the coding sequence ATGAACACGCTCACGAAGAAGAACCTGAGGAACGTCCTGGCGGTGACTGCGCTGATCGGCGGCGTGGTCGCCACCACCGCGTCCGGGGAGACCAACCAGGCTACGAAGGTCGACGGCGGCGGCGGCGAAGCCCCGGCCGCGGCCCAGGAGTTCAGGGTCGGCGACGTGGTCGAGCTGGGGGACTGGCGGACCACGGTGCACGCCGTGACCGACCCGTACACCAGCAGCAACCAGTTCCTGCAGGCCAAGCCGGGCAACCGGTTGCTGACGGTGGACACCGAGGTGCGCAACCAGTCCACCAAGCCGGCGACGGTGTCGTCGATCATGTGCTTCGAGCTGCAGGACAGCCAGAACAAGTCCTTCAACCTCACGATCACCGACGAGAGCACCGCCGGCCTGGACGGCGAGCTGGCTCCCGGCGCCGCCAAGCGCGGCACCCTGGCCTACGAGGTGCCCGCGACCTCGACCGGCCTGCGGCTGCAGTTCAAGTGCGACCTGCTCAGCTCCGGCTCGGCGACCATCACGCTGTCGTGA
- a CDS encoding SDR family oxidoreductase: MNHDQLNRLFDLAGRTAIVTGGTRGIGLAIAEAYTCAGANVVVASRKAEATKATAQHLQSLGGNAIGVPTHAGDLDALATLVQRTVAEFGGVDIVVNGAANPVTQPLGQMTPQAWAKSQDVNVRGPLFLVQEALPHLTASSHAAVLNIISVGAFMFAPKVAMYAAGKAALMSLTRSMAAEYASRGIRVNALAPGSVDTDMVRNNTPEAVEAMRVGSFQQRLATPEEMVGPALLLTSDAGSYVTGQVLIADGGMVAH; the protein is encoded by the coding sequence ATGAACCACGACCAGCTCAACCGGCTCTTCGACCTGGCTGGGCGCACCGCCATCGTCACCGGCGGCACCCGCGGCATCGGGCTGGCCATCGCCGAGGCCTACACCTGCGCCGGCGCGAACGTGGTGGTGGCCAGCCGCAAGGCCGAGGCCACCAAGGCCACGGCCCAGCACCTGCAGAGCCTGGGCGGCAACGCCATCGGGGTGCCTACCCACGCCGGCGACCTGGACGCGCTGGCGACGCTGGTGCAGCGCACCGTGGCCGAGTTCGGCGGGGTGGACATCGTGGTGAACGGCGCGGCCAACCCGGTGACCCAGCCGCTGGGGCAGATGACACCGCAGGCGTGGGCCAAGTCGCAGGACGTCAACGTCCGCGGCCCGCTGTTCCTGGTGCAGGAGGCGCTGCCGCACCTGACGGCGAGCAGCCACGCCGCGGTGCTGAACATCATCTCGGTCGGCGCGTTCATGTTCGCGCCCAAGGTCGCCATGTACGCCGCGGGCAAGGCGGCCCTGATGTCGCTCACCCGGTCGATGGCCGCCGAGTACGCGTCACGGGGCATCCGGGTGAACGCCCTGGCGCCCGGATCGGTGGACACCGACATGGTGCGCAACAACACCCCGGAGGCCGTCGAGGCCATGCGGGTGGGGTCGTTCCAGCAGCGGCTGGCCACGCCGGAGGAGATGGTGGGGCCGGCACTGCTGCTCACCTCCGACGCCGGCAGCTACGTCACCGGACAGGTGCTGATCGCCGACGGCGGGATGGTGGCGCACTAG
- the ruvB gene encoding Holliday junction branch migration DNA helicase RuvB, with product MTGREELTPEALPEDRDAERSLRPRSLTEFIGQARVREQLELVLSAAQLRGTPPDHVLLSGPPGLGKTSLAMIIAEELGSALRITSGPALERAGDLAAMLSNLLEGDVLFIDEIHRIARPAEEMLYLAMEDFRVDVVVGKGPGATSIPLEVAPFTLVGATTRSGALTGPLRDRFGFTAHMEFYEPAELELVIRRSAGILGVQLDPGGAKEIAGRSRGTPRIANRLLRRVRDFADVRADGVVTREVARAALAVYDVDELGLDRLDKAVLGALVRSFGGGPVGVATLAVAVGEEPATVEAVCEPFLVRAGMLARTPRGRVATAAAWAHLGLVPPPDAVSGGTPEPPLFD from the coding sequence GTGACCGGGCGCGAGGAGCTCACGCCGGAGGCGCTGCCGGAGGACCGTGACGCCGAGCGCAGCCTGCGGCCCCGCAGCCTCACCGAGTTCATCGGGCAGGCCAGGGTGCGCGAGCAGCTGGAGCTGGTGCTCTCCGCGGCACAGCTGCGCGGCACACCGCCCGACCACGTGCTGCTGTCCGGCCCGCCCGGGCTGGGCAAGACCAGCCTGGCCATGATCATCGCCGAGGAGCTGGGCTCCGCGCTGCGCATCACCTCGGGTCCGGCGCTGGAGCGCGCCGGTGACCTCGCCGCCATGCTGAGCAACCTGCTCGAGGGCGACGTGCTGTTCATCGACGAGATCCACCGCATCGCGCGGCCCGCCGAGGAGATGCTGTACCTGGCGATGGAGGACTTCCGGGTGGACGTGGTGGTGGGCAAGGGCCCCGGTGCCACGTCCATCCCGCTGGAGGTCGCCCCGTTCACGCTGGTGGGCGCCACCACCCGCTCCGGGGCGCTGACCGGTCCGCTGCGCGACCGCTTCGGCTTCACCGCGCACATGGAGTTCTACGAGCCGGCCGAGCTCGAGCTGGTCATCCGCCGCTCCGCGGGCATTCTCGGGGTGCAGCTCGACCCCGGTGGGGCGAAGGAGATCGCCGGGCGCTCCCGGGGTACTCCGCGCATCGCCAACCGGCTGCTGCGCCGGGTGCGCGACTTCGCCGACGTCCGCGCGGACGGGGTGGTCACCCGGGAGGTCGCCCGGGCGGCGCTGGCCGTCTACGACGTGGACGAGCTGGGCCTGGACCGGCTGGACAAGGCAGTGCTGGGCGCGCTGGTGCGCAGCTTCGGCGGGGGGCCGGTCGGCGTGGCCACCCTGGCCGTGGCCGTGGGTGAGGAGCCCGCCACCGTGGAAGCGGTCTGCGAGCCGTTCCTGGTGCGCGCCGGTATGCTCGCCCGCACCCCGCGGGGCCGGGTGGCCACCGCCGCTGCCTGGGCGCACCTGGGTCTGGTGCCGCCGCCGGACGCGGTCAGCGGCGGCACGCCCGAACCGCCGCTGTTCGACTGA
- a CDS encoding winged helix DNA-binding domain-containing protein, whose translation MSGLRWGTAVAAARHLLAVQAQNLGDAGWTLGLRTTGLTEPAVAAALASGELVRTWTMRGTLHLCAPEDVRWLLALLGPRAYGGRSTLWRSCGLDEQQLTRARQVARVELAGDRLVARPALLGALADAGVPTAGQAGSHVLRYLAESATLVPGPPSGRTPTFALLDDWVPAGPAPSREEALARLAVRYVAGHGPATAKDLAWWSGLLLRDCQHALRLAGDELVEVSVAGEAHHVSASLLDRPADPAPRVHLLAGFDEYHIGYAHRRLILDDAHRATVGPAKNGLFRSPLLVDGRIAGTWSRTLRTRSVEITVDPFGELPPELAAPLAAARTAHAAFLERAETAPPG comes from the coding sequence TTGTCGGGCCTGCGCTGGGGCACGGCGGTGGCGGCGGCGCGACACCTGCTGGCGGTGCAGGCGCAGAACCTGGGCGACGCCGGCTGGACGCTGGGTCTGCGCACCACCGGGCTCACCGAGCCAGCCGTGGCCGCCGCACTCGCCTCGGGTGAGCTGGTGCGCACCTGGACCATGCGCGGGACGCTGCACCTGTGCGCGCCGGAGGACGTGCGGTGGCTCCTCGCGCTGCTGGGGCCACGGGCCTACGGCGGCCGGTCCACGCTCTGGCGCAGCTGCGGGCTGGACGAGCAGCAGCTCACCCGGGCGCGCCAGGTCGCACGCGTCGAGCTCGCGGGCGACCGGTTGGTCGCTCGGCCCGCCCTGCTGGGGGCCCTCGCCGACGCCGGTGTCCCGACCGCTGGGCAGGCCGGCTCGCACGTGCTCCGCTACCTCGCCGAGAGCGCCACCCTGGTGCCCGGCCCGCCGAGCGGGCGCACCCCCACCTTCGCGCTGCTCGACGACTGGGTCCCCGCTGGTCCGGCGCCCAGCCGGGAGGAGGCGTTGGCGCGGCTCGCGGTGCGCTACGTCGCCGGACACGGGCCGGCGACCGCCAAGGACCTGGCCTGGTGGAGCGGGCTGCTGCTGCGGGACTGCCAGCACGCGCTGCGCCTGGCCGGTGACGAGCTGGTCGAGGTGAGCGTGGCCGGGGAGGCCCACCACGTGAGCGCGTCCCTGCTGGACCGGCCCGCGGACCCCGCACCGCGGGTGCACCTGCTGGCGGGCTTCGACGAGTACCACATCGGCTACGCCCACCGGCGGCTCATCCTGGACGACGCCCACCGGGCCACCGTCGGCCCGGCCAAGAACGGTCTGTTCCGGTCGCCGCTGCTGGTGGACGGCAGGATCGCCGGCACCTGGAGCCGCACCCTGCGCACCCGGTCCGTGGAGATCACGGTGGACCCGTTCGGCGAGCTGCCGCCGGAACTGGCCGCGCCGCTGGCGGCGGCCCGTACCGCCCACGCGGCCTTCCTGGAGCGGGCCGAGACCGCCCCGCCCGGCTGA
- the ruvA gene encoding Holliday junction branch migration protein RuvA, which produces MISSIRGEVLSLGLDHAVVEVGGVGLRVHATPATLAGLRRGDEGRLSTTLIVREDALTLYGFGDAESRELFGLLLTVSGVGPRLAMAVLSVHEPDALRAALAEENVTALTRVPGIGKRGAERMIVELKDKVEKVAGGSGVQHLGGAVREQVLDALVGLGFPTKQAEQVVDAVLADAPDLTTPVALRTALNALGRKR; this is translated from the coding sequence GTGATCTCCTCCATCCGCGGAGAGGTGTTGTCCCTGGGGCTCGACCACGCGGTGGTCGAGGTCGGCGGAGTGGGCCTGCGCGTGCACGCCACCCCGGCCACCCTGGCGGGGCTGCGCCGCGGCGACGAGGGTCGGTTGTCCACCACGCTCATCGTCCGCGAGGACGCGCTCACCCTGTACGGCTTCGGCGACGCGGAGTCCCGGGAGCTGTTCGGGCTGCTGCTCACCGTCTCCGGGGTGGGCCCGCGACTGGCCATGGCGGTGCTGTCGGTGCACGAGCCGGACGCGCTGCGCGCGGCGCTGGCCGAGGAGAACGTCACCGCGCTCACCCGGGTGCCCGGGATCGGCAAGCGCGGCGCCGAGCGGATGATCGTCGAGCTCAAGGACAAGGTGGAGAAGGTGGCCGGCGGGTCCGGGGTGCAGCACCTCGGTGGTGCCGTCCGCGAGCAGGTGCTCGACGCCCTCGTCGGCCTCGGCTTCCCGACCAAGCAGGCCGAGCAGGTGGTGGACGCCGTCCTCGCCGACGCCCCCGACCTCACCACGCCGGTGGCGCTGCGCACCGCCCTCAACGCGCTGGGCCGCAAGCGGTGA
- a CDS encoding type II toxin-antitoxin system PemK/MazF family toxin, whose product MQVLLSCLAGGVLVHAWWWGTPPVWLLALALAGTLGQLVVAVVAACRWVLSHTMDLWWARVMGLVLGIWICAAVAVAVLAAELVDAWWAVLVGGVLAGLLLTAWLQLTAPVQLSDVARGDIWWAQVPLEEEGRSPHRPVLVVEVKPRTVDVRMFTSQDKSGHPSYVQTPRLVFSPEPAHSYLRTDRMIELGPADLRKKVGRAPRSLRRAAR is encoded by the coding sequence GTGCAGGTGCTGCTGAGCTGCCTGGCCGGCGGAGTCCTGGTGCACGCCTGGTGGTGGGGCACCCCACCGGTCTGGTTGCTGGCGCTCGCGCTGGCCGGCACCCTCGGACAGCTCGTCGTCGCTGTCGTGGCAGCGTGCCGCTGGGTTCTCTCGCACACCATGGACCTGTGGTGGGCCAGGGTGATGGGGCTGGTGCTGGGGATCTGGATCTGCGCGGCGGTCGCCGTCGCCGTCCTGGCCGCCGAGCTGGTCGACGCCTGGTGGGCGGTTCTCGTCGGAGGTGTGCTGGCGGGGCTGTTGCTCACCGCCTGGCTGCAGCTCACCGCCCCCGTGCAGCTCAGCGACGTCGCGAGGGGTGACATCTGGTGGGCGCAGGTTCCCCTCGAGGAGGAGGGGCGGTCCCCGCACCGGCCCGTGCTGGTGGTGGAGGTCAAGCCCCGCACCGTTGACGTCCGCATGTTCACCAGCCAGGACAAGTCGGGCCATCCCAGCTACGTCCAGACCCCGCGCCTGGTGTTCTCGCCGGAACCCGCGCACTCCTACCTGCGCACCGACCGCATGATCGAGCTCGGCCCTGCTGACCTGCGCAAGAAGGTAGGCAGGGCGCCGAGATCGCTGCGACGCGCGGCCCGCTGA
- a CDS encoding histidine kinase: MQRTGWQQDQGQPGWAHAGEGQQGWAKPARTSTLRRRAWTTAAVTMCVLTTISTMAFSDESGVAPTWSWVLGGVVNLAAAAALVWRHQHPWWVLGLAVAAPLFLSTDATAALVALVAVSRVAQVRQLVAAAAVVLVACGVSLTYDAYRLREYSVLTMGTPKAEDGSAVQQYDVALWIPWVVALGLVAATVVLGQLLRTRTALSTAEHTRDRATAQQEVLRDEVVRAEERTRIARDMHDTLAASLSRISLFAGGLQVNGAGNPEKVANTAALIRTTAHEALDDLKQIIGVLRGNGRSGGHQQQGIDAISALVQSARAAGVHAVLITDLAPGDLGTLASQVAYRVVQESLTNVQKYAADQTVHVSVVGSEHAGIRVVLRNRLSEAASSFTPGSGSGLRGLAEQAHQVGGTFSAASQHGEFLVECWLPWSA; this comes from the coding sequence GTGCAGCGGACGGGGTGGCAGCAGGACCAGGGGCAACCGGGGTGGGCGCACGCCGGCGAGGGGCAACAAGGGTGGGCGAAGCCAGCCCGCACGAGCACCCTGCGGCGGCGGGCCTGGACCACTGCCGCCGTCACGATGTGCGTGCTCACCACCATCTCGACGATGGCGTTCTCCGACGAGTCCGGGGTGGCTCCGACCTGGAGCTGGGTGCTCGGCGGGGTGGTCAACCTGGCCGCCGCTGCCGCTCTGGTGTGGCGCCACCAACACCCGTGGTGGGTGCTCGGCCTCGCGGTGGCCGCGCCGCTGTTCCTCTCCACCGACGCCACGGCCGCCCTGGTGGCCCTGGTGGCGGTGTCCCGGGTGGCGCAGGTGCGCCAGCTGGTGGCCGCCGCCGCGGTGGTGCTCGTGGCCTGCGGAGTCTCGCTGACCTACGACGCCTACCGGCTGCGCGAGTACTCGGTGCTCACCATGGGCACGCCCAAGGCGGAGGACGGCAGCGCCGTGCAGCAGTACGACGTGGCCCTGTGGATCCCCTGGGTGGTGGCGCTCGGGCTGGTCGCGGCCACGGTGGTGCTGGGCCAGCTGCTGCGCACCCGCACCGCGCTGAGCACCGCCGAGCACACCCGGGACCGGGCCACGGCGCAGCAGGAGGTGCTGCGCGACGAGGTGGTGCGCGCCGAGGAGCGCACCCGCATCGCCAGGGACATGCACGACACCCTGGCCGCCAGCCTCAGCCGCATCTCGCTGTTCGCCGGCGGCCTGCAGGTCAACGGCGCGGGCAACCCGGAGAAGGTGGCCAACACCGCGGCCCTGATCCGCACCACCGCCCACGAGGCGCTGGACGACCTCAAGCAGATCATCGGCGTGCTCCGCGGCAACGGCCGCAGCGGCGGGCACCAGCAGCAGGGCATCGACGCGATCTCCGCGCTGGTGCAGTCGGCCAGGGCAGCCGGGGTGCACGCCGTGCTCATCACCGACCTCGCCCCCGGCGACCTGGGCACCCTGGCCAGCCAGGTGGCCTACCGGGTGGTGCAGGAGTCGCTGACCAACGTGCAGAAGTACGCGGCCGACCAGACGGTGCACGTGTCCGTGGTCGGCAGCGAGCACGCCGGCATCCGGGTGGTGCTGCGCAACCGGTTGAGCGAGGCAGCGTCGAGCTTCACGCCCGGCTCGGGCAGCGGGCTGCGGGGCCTGGCCGAGCAGGCTCACCAGGTCGGCGGAACCTTCAGCGCCGCAAGCCAGCACGGGGAGTTCCTGGTGGAGTGCTGGCTCCCCTGGTCGGCCTGA
- the ruvC gene encoding crossover junction endodeoxyribonuclease RuvC — translation MRVLGVDPGLTRCGFGVVEGGRGREVFALDVDVVRTPADLDLAQRLLLISQAAEHWLDVHSPDVVAVERVFSQHNVRTAMGTAQAGGVVALSAARRGIPVSFHTPSEVKAAVTGSGTAGKAQVTTMVTKLLGLNVKPAPADAADALALAICHCWRAPMMARLAAAEQAAAEQQRRYQERLAQARKAGAR, via the coding sequence GTGCGCGTGCTCGGTGTCGACCCCGGCCTGACCCGCTGCGGCTTCGGCGTGGTGGAGGGTGGCCGTGGCCGCGAGGTGTTCGCGCTGGACGTGGACGTGGTCCGCACCCCTGCAGACCTCGACCTGGCCCAGCGGCTGCTGCTCATCTCCCAGGCGGCCGAGCACTGGCTGGACGTGCACTCACCCGACGTCGTCGCGGTGGAGCGGGTGTTCAGCCAGCACAACGTGCGCACGGCCATGGGCACCGCGCAGGCCGGCGGAGTGGTGGCCCTCTCGGCGGCGCGGCGCGGCATCCCGGTCAGCTTCCACACCCCCAGCGAGGTCAAGGCCGCCGTCACCGGCAGCGGCACGGCGGGCAAGGCGCAGGTGACCACGATGGTGACCAAGCTGCTGGGCCTCAACGTCAAGCCCGCGCCCGCCGACGCCGCCGACGCGCTCGCCCTGGCCATCTGCCACTGCTGGCGAGCACCGATGATGGCCCGGTTGGCTGCTGCCGAGCAGGCGGCGGCCGAGCAGCAGCGCCGGTACCAGGAACGACTGGCCCAGGCACGAAAGGCAGGCGCTCGGTGA
- the yajC gene encoding preprotein translocase subunit YajC — protein MENLILPLLLVALVLPMFLGRRRQQKVLQEAQEFQDSLSVGDRIMTTAGLYATVVALDEETVELEIAPGVVTTWNRMVVRERVSDTAADVPDVYDYSDELDASHDASRPDLVKRDTTA, from the coding sequence ATGGAAAACTTGATCCTCCCGCTCCTGCTGGTCGCGCTGGTCCTGCCGATGTTCCTGGGACGCCGCCGCCAGCAGAAGGTGCTGCAGGAGGCGCAGGAGTTCCAGGACTCCCTGAGCGTCGGTGACCGGATCATGACCACCGCTGGCCTGTACGCCACCGTGGTAGCCCTGGACGAGGAGACCGTGGAGCTGGAGATCGCTCCCGGCGTGGTCACCACCTGGAACCGCATGGTCGTCAGGGAGCGTGTCTCCGACACCGCCGCCGACGTCCCCGACGTGTACGACTACTCCGACGAGCTCGACGCGAGCCACGACGCGTCCCGTCCGGACCTGGTCAAGCGCGACACCACGGCCTGA
- a CDS encoding enoyl-CoA hydratase-related protein — protein sequence MSLVELERPAAGLAVVTLNRPERLNALSFALAEELHATLALLEQDNEARVVVLTGAGRGFCAGLDLKDETQRSPTAAGLSGPAAGMRSQEYLASLVPRLQRLPQTVIAAVNGPAFGGGLALAAACDLRIAAASATFGVQFIKIGVSGCDIGISYTLPRLVGLSRATELITTARTFDAEEAVRIGLLTQVVPDAQLLVAARELAATLLAHSPFALAMTKQVLTANAAATSVDAAIALENRTQILAGSSSDFREASAAFREKRPPRWASPSPSTGES from the coding sequence ATGTCCCTGGTCGAGCTCGAGCGTCCCGCAGCCGGCCTGGCCGTGGTGACGCTGAACCGGCCGGAGCGACTCAACGCCCTGAGCTTCGCCCTGGCGGAAGAGCTGCACGCCACGCTCGCCCTGCTGGAGCAGGACAACGAGGCTCGGGTGGTGGTGCTCACCGGCGCCGGTCGAGGCTTCTGCGCCGGGCTCGACCTCAAGGACGAGACGCAGCGCTCCCCCACCGCCGCCGGGCTGAGCGGACCAGCGGCCGGGATGCGCTCCCAGGAGTACCTCGCCTCGCTGGTGCCCCGCCTGCAGCGGCTGCCGCAGACGGTGATCGCCGCGGTCAACGGCCCTGCCTTCGGTGGTGGACTGGCGCTCGCCGCCGCCTGCGACCTGCGGATCGCGGCGGCATCGGCCACCTTCGGCGTGCAGTTCATCAAGATCGGCGTGTCCGGGTGCGACATCGGCATCAGCTACACGCTGCCGCGGCTGGTCGGGCTCTCCCGCGCCACCGAGCTGATCACCACCGCTCGCACGTTCGACGCCGAGGAGGCGGTGCGCATCGGCCTGCTCACCCAGGTGGTGCCGGACGCGCAGCTGCTCGTCGCGGCACGCGAGCTGGCGGCCACCCTGCTGGCGCACAGCCCCTTCGCGCTGGCGATGACCAAGCAGGTGCTCACCGCGAACGCCGCGGCCACCAGCGTGGACGCAGCCATCGCGCTGGAGAACCGCACCCAGATCCTGGCGGGCAGCAGCAGCGACTTCCGCGAGGCCAGCGCGGCCTTCCGGGAGAAGCGCCCACCGCGGTGGGCATCACCGTCCCCCTCCACAGGAGAGTCATGA